Proteins encoded together in one Mycobacterium noviomagense window:
- a CDS encoding Mut7-C RNAse domain-containing protein, whose protein sequence is MVGYVDVRAYAELNDFLGPDPRAMTMRRPFRSHQTVKDVLEAMGIPHTEVDLILVNGEPVDFAHRPMTGDRIAAYPMFEALDIAATTRLRPVPLREPRFVVDVNLGRLARLLRVLGFDVWWSSDADDQSLADISLAQQRILLTRDRGLLKRRAITHGLFIRADDPEEQILEVIRRLDLRQRLAPLTRCVRCNGKLASVTKDEVIGQLEPLTRRYYDEFSRCTDCGQIYWAGSHYARLLTLVERLRHQL, encoded by the coding sequence ATGGTCGGCTATGTCGATGTCCGGGCCTACGCCGAGCTCAACGACTTCCTCGGTCCGGACCCCCGGGCCATGACCATGCGCCGCCCGTTCCGGAGTCATCAGACGGTCAAGGACGTGCTCGAGGCAATGGGAATTCCGCATACCGAGGTCGACCTCATTCTGGTGAACGGCGAACCGGTCGACTTCGCCCACCGCCCGATGACGGGCGATCGCATTGCCGCCTACCCGATGTTCGAAGCGCTCGACATCGCAGCGACAACAAGGCTGCGCCCAGTGCCGCTGCGCGAGCCCCGCTTCGTCGTCGACGTCAACCTCGGTCGGCTCGCGCGCCTGCTGCGAGTGCTGGGCTTCGACGTGTGGTGGTCAAGCGACGCCGACGATCAGAGCCTGGCCGATATCAGCTTGGCCCAGCAGCGGATCCTGCTGACCCGAGACCGAGGCCTGTTGAAGCGTCGCGCCATCACCCACGGCCTGTTCATCCGCGCCGACGACCCGGAAGAACAGATATTGGAAGTTATTCGGCGACTGGATCTGCGTCAGCGGCTGGCCCCGCTAACCCGATGCGTGCGCTGCAACGGCAAACTTGCCAGCGTCACCAAGGACGAAGTGATCGGCCAGCTCGAGCCGTTGACCCGCCGCTACTACGACGAGTTCAGCCGCTGCACGGACTGCGGGCAGATCTATTGGGCCGGCTCGCATTACGCGCGGCTGCTCACCCTCGTCGAGCGACTGCGCCACCAACTTTGA
- a CDS encoding lysylphosphatidylglycerol synthase transmembrane domain-containing protein produces the protein MRVDGRDITVSGNLLQPLTRRTNDILRLVLAAVFVAVVIASSLITRPRWVQLEKSISQIVGVLSPTQSDLVYLLYGLTIVALPFVILIGLIVSRQWKLLGAYAAAAAIAFVALSISGRHIAAPNWHFDFSERLSTLPSQFLDDPRWIAMLAAVLTVSGPWLPARWRHWWWALLLAFVPIHLVVSAIVPARSLLGLAVGCFIGALVVLVVGTPALEVPLDGAVRAMARRGFVVSGLTVVRPAGPGPLVLSVDSEQPAMIELYGPHQRSGGALRQIWRKLRFRSAETAPWQASLRRAVEHRALMTIAIDDLGVANTSTIAVAALDRGWTLYAHKPVRGAPIAQCATATPVARVWEALRSLHEQQISHGDLRGKEITVDDGAVLFGGFGGAEYGATDAQLQSDIAQLLVTTSALYDAQSAVGAAIDTLGKDAVLAASRRLTKSAVPKRIRESVTDARPIIAASRDEVMRQTGTDQLKSETITRFTPAQLIQLVLLVALVYVAYPFISTVPTFFSELRTANWWWALLGLAVSALTYVGAAAALWACADGLVSFRSLSIMQVANTFAATTTPAGVGGLALSTRFLQKAGVGTLRATAAVALQQSVQVIVHVVLLAIFSTAAGVGTDLSHFVPSATVLYLIAGAALGIVGTFGFIPNLRRWLATAVRPKLTEVSRDLVELAREPKRLALIVLGCAGTTLGAALALLASVEAFGGHVTFVTVTVVTMVGGTLASAAPTPGGVGAVEAALIGGLAAFGVPAAVGVPSVLLYRMLTCWLPVSVGWPVMRWLTRNEMI, from the coding sequence ATGCGAGTTGATGGGCGCGACATCACCGTGTCCGGCAACTTGCTGCAACCACTGACCCGGCGTACCAACGACATCCTGCGGCTGGTGCTGGCGGCGGTGTTCGTCGCGGTGGTGATCGCGAGCTCGCTGATCACCCGGCCGCGGTGGGTGCAGCTGGAGAAGTCCATCTCGCAGATCGTCGGCGTGCTCTCCCCCACCCAGTCGGATCTGGTGTACCTGCTGTACGGCCTGACGATCGTGGCGTTGCCGTTCGTGATCCTGATCGGGCTGATCGTGTCCCGGCAATGGAAACTGCTTGGCGCGTACGCGGCCGCCGCGGCAATCGCCTTCGTTGCGCTGTCGATCAGCGGCAGGCACATCGCCGCGCCGAATTGGCATTTCGACTTCTCGGAGCGGTTGTCGACGCTGCCGTCGCAGTTTCTCGACGACCCGCGCTGGATCGCGATGCTGGCGGCGGTGCTGACTGTGTCGGGGCCGTGGCTGCCGGCGCGGTGGCGACACTGGTGGTGGGCGCTGCTGTTGGCGTTCGTGCCGATCCATCTGGTGGTCAGCGCGATCGTGCCGGCCCGCTCGTTGCTGGGGTTGGCGGTGGGCTGCTTCATCGGCGCGCTGGTGGTGCTGGTGGTGGGGACACCGGCTCTGGAGGTGCCGCTAGATGGCGCGGTGCGGGCGATGGCTCGGCGCGGGTTCGTTGTCTCGGGGCTGACGGTGGTGCGACCGGCCGGGCCTGGGCCGCTGGTGCTTTCGGTCGATTCCGAGCAGCCGGCGATGATCGAGCTGTACGGTCCGCATCAGCGCAGCGGTGGTGCGCTGCGTCAAATCTGGCGAAAGCTTCGATTCCGCTCCGCCGAGACCGCGCCGTGGCAGGCCTCGCTGCGCCGCGCCGTCGAGCATCGCGCACTGATGACGATAGCCATCGACGATCTGGGTGTGGCCAACACGTCGACCATCGCCGTCGCCGCGCTCGATCGCGGTTGGACTTTGTACGCGCACAAGCCTGTTCGTGGCGCGCCGATCGCCCAATGCGCGACGGCGACGCCGGTTGCCCGGGTGTGGGAGGCGCTGCGAAGCCTGCACGAGCAGCAGATCTCGCACGGTGATCTGCGCGGCAAGGAAATCACGGTCGACGACGGCGCGGTGCTGTTCGGCGGTTTCGGCGGCGCCGAGTACGGGGCCACCGACGCCCAGCTGCAATCCGACATCGCCCAACTCCTGGTGACCACCTCAGCGCTCTACGACGCGCAATCGGCGGTGGGCGCGGCGATCGACACGTTGGGCAAAGACGCGGTGCTGGCCGCGTCGCGTCGGCTGACCAAATCAGCTGTGCCCAAACGCATCCGCGAGTCGGTGACCGACGCGCGACCCATCATTGCCGCCAGCCGGGACGAGGTGATGCGTCAAACCGGCACCGATCAGCTCAAGAGCGAAACGATCACCCGGTTCACCCCCGCCCAGCTGATCCAGTTGGTGCTGCTCGTCGCGCTGGTCTACGTCGCCTACCCGTTCATCAGCACCGTGCCGACGTTCTTTTCCGAGCTGCGGACCGCGAACTGGTGGTGGGCGCTGCTGGGGCTGGCGGTCTCGGCGCTGACCTATGTCGGCGCAGCGGCAGCATTGTGGGCCTGCGCCGACGGGCTGGTGAGCTTTCGCAGCTTGTCAATCATGCAGGTGGCCAACACGTTTGCGGCGACCACCACCCCGGCCGGCGTCGGCGGGCTCGCGCTGTCCACCCGGTTCCTGCAAAAAGCCGGTGTCGGCACACTGCGGGCGACCGCGGCGGTGGCGCTGCAGCAGTCGGTGCAAGTCATCGTCCATGTCGTGTTGCTGGCCATCTTCAGCACCGCCGCGGGCGTCGGCACCGACCTCTCCCATTTCGTCCCCAGCGCCACGGTGCTCTATCTGATCGCGGGCGCGGCGCTGGGCATCGTCGGTACGTTCGGGTTCATCCCCAATCTGCGGCGCTGGCTGGCGACGGCGGTGCGCCCGAAGCTGACGGAGGTCAGCCGTGACCTGGTCGAGCTGGCCCGCGAGCCGAAGCGGCTGGCGTTGATCGTATTGGGCTGTGCCGGAACGACTCTCGGGGCCGCCCTGGCGCTGTTGGCCAGTGTCGAGGCGTTCGGCGGGCACGTCACGTTCGTCACCGTCACGGTGGTGACGATGGTCGGCGGCACCCTGGCCTCGGCCGCGCCCACTCCCGGTGGTGTCGGCGCCGTCGAGGCCGCGCTGATCGGTGGGCTGGCCGCCTTCGGTGTGCCTGCGGCCGTCGGGGTGCCGTCGGTGCTGCTGTACCGGATGCTCACGTGCTGGTTGCCGGTATCCGTCGGCTGGCCGGTGATGCGCTGGCTCACCAGGAACGAGATGATCTAA
- the galT gene encoding galactose-1-phosphate uridylyltransferase: MTAPTRAKLADGRELLFFSLPGHTPSPVADRRPLPPRQPCQSQLRFDRTTGQWVIIAALRQDRTYKPPPDQCPLCPGPTGMTSEVPAPDYDVVVFENRFPSLSGEGESALRVSEGFASAPGHGRCEVICFSSNHTGSFADLEPAHARLVVDAWRQRTADLMARPGIEQVFCFENRGEEIGVTLSHPHGQIYGYPYLTPRTSAMLGQADEHRKLNGSNLFADLLAWELADGSRVIARTDLFTAFVPFAARWPVEVHIYPNRFVHNVVELEPGELDDFAQVYLDVLRRFDRMYSAPLPYMSALHQFADTDAQREGYFHVELMSIRRSAVALKYLAASESAMDAFISDVTPEDVAQRLRELA, encoded by the coding sequence GTGACGGCGCCGACGCGAGCCAAGCTGGCCGACGGGCGCGAGCTGCTGTTCTTTTCGCTGCCCGGCCACACCCCTTCGCCGGTCGCAGATCGCCGGCCACTGCCGCCCCGCCAGCCGTGCCAGTCGCAGCTGCGGTTCGACCGGACAACCGGGCAGTGGGTGATCATCGCGGCGCTACGCCAAGACCGCACGTACAAGCCGCCGCCCGATCAGTGCCCGCTGTGCCCGGGTCCGACCGGGATGACCAGCGAGGTGCCTGCGCCCGACTACGACGTCGTCGTCTTCGAAAACCGGTTCCCGAGCCTGTCGGGCGAGGGCGAGTCGGCGCTTCGGGTATCCGAGGGTTTCGCGTCCGCACCTGGGCACGGCCGCTGCGAGGTGATCTGCTTCTCTAGCAACCACACCGGCTCGTTCGCGGACCTGGAGCCGGCGCACGCCCGGCTCGTCGTCGACGCTTGGCGGCAGCGCACCGCGGATCTCATGGCCCGGCCCGGGATCGAGCAAGTGTTCTGTTTCGAGAACCGCGGTGAGGAGATCGGGGTGACGCTGTCCCATCCACATGGCCAGATCTACGGCTATCCGTATCTGACCCCGCGCACCTCCGCTATGCTGGGCCAGGCTGACGAGCATCGAAAACTTAACGGCAGCAACCTCTTTGCGGATCTCTTGGCATGGGAGCTGGCCGACGGCAGCCGGGTGATCGCGCGCACCGATCTGTTTACCGCGTTCGTGCCGTTCGCTGCGCGCTGGCCGGTGGAGGTGCACATCTATCCGAATAGGTTCGTGCACAATGTTGTTGAGCTCGAGCCGGGGGAACTGGACGATTTCGCGCAGGTCTACCTCGACGTGCTGCGCCGGTTCGACCGGATGTATTCTGCACCGCTGCCGTATATGTCGGCGCTACACCAGTTCGCCGACACGGACGCTCAGCGGGAGGGTTACTTCCACGTCGAGCTGATGTCGATCCGCCGCAGCGCGGTTGCGCTCAAGTACTTGGCCGCGTCCGAGTCGGCGATGGATGCGTTTATCAGCGACGTGACGCCCGAAGACGTGGCCCAGCGGCTGCGAGAACTTGCATGA
- a CDS encoding RES domain-containing protein: MPELPAGYRARLPTARPVGLRRRRVAAGTELWRVDATAPAEWTWDGFSTPRFRFDPESGLFRTRYAASAHVGAFRERYWPTGLVIPADHASHHLVRLVAARHLRVLDLRTEANLDVLGIDDQISTGQHPDVWDTCHRLADAVRRWWSDLDAIVYRPRTTPKTSANFAFFAPDAFTTESCPLAERADVLVALVLRHGFTVSWHLGDA; encoded by the coding sequence GTGCCTGAGCTGCCCGCCGGCTACCGGGCGCGTCTGCCCACCGCGCGCCCCGTCGGCCTGCGCCGGCGCCGCGTCGCTGCCGGCACCGAACTGTGGCGCGTCGACGCCACCGCACCCGCGGAGTGGACCTGGGACGGCTTTTCCACGCCGCGCTTTCGCTTCGACCCCGAATCCGGCTTATTCCGAACGCGATACGCGGCCAGCGCACACGTCGGCGCATTCCGCGAGCGCTACTGGCCGACGGGACTGGTGATCCCGGCCGACCACGCCAGCCACCACCTGGTGCGACTGGTCGCCGCCCGGCATCTGCGCGTGCTCGACCTGCGCACCGAGGCCAACCTCGATGTCCTCGGCATCGACGACCAGATCAGCACCGGCCAGCATCCCGACGTGTGGGACACGTGTCATCGGCTCGCCGACGCCGTCCGGCGGTGGTGGAGCGACCTGGACGCCATCGTCTACCGGCCGCGCACCACGCCGAAGACCTCGGCCAACTTCGCGTTCTTCGCCCCTGACGCGTTCACAACCGAGTCGTGCCCACTGGCCGAGCGCGCCGATGTGCTGGTCGCCCTGGTGTTGCGCCACGGATTTACGGTCAGCTGGCACCTCGGCGACGCGTAG
- a CDS encoding phospholipase D-like domain-containing protein — MSLDSTQAKGVAERDLLAPWLNDKTGNSIAFGHSEKSAIMHLKMVIIDGVDVVTCSTNWSAGGESRQDNQLTVIRDPLVCAEARSRIDIIHDDMLKQMAAHAAVAHD, encoded by the coding sequence ATGAGTCTGGACTCCACGCAAGCCAAAGGAGTCGCCGAGCGCGATCTGCTGGCGCCATGGCTGAACGACAAAACCGGCAACAGCATTGCGTTCGGCCACAGTGAGAAGTCGGCGATCATGCACCTGAAGATGGTGATCATCGACGGGGTCGATGTGGTGACCTGCTCCACCAACTGGTCCGCGGGCGGAGAATCCCGACAGGACAACCAGCTCACCGTGATCCGCGACCCACTGGTGTGCGCCGAAGCCCGCTCACGGATCGACATCATCCACGACGACATGCTCAAGCAGATGGCCGCACATGCGGCGGTGGCTCACGATTAG
- a CDS encoding NYN domain-containing protein, translating into MRWIVDGMNVIGTRPDGWWQDRRGAMVALVDSLDRWASANGDQVTLVFEQPPSARIDSVAIEVAYAPRAAANSADDEIVRLVSVDAQPQEICVVTSDRTLAGRIRSMGASVQPAHSFRDLVDPSG; encoded by the coding sequence GTGCGCTGGATCGTCGACGGCATGAACGTGATCGGGACTCGACCCGACGGCTGGTGGCAGGACCGCCGCGGCGCGATGGTGGCGCTGGTGGACAGCCTCGACCGCTGGGCGTCGGCCAACGGCGACCAGGTGACGCTGGTGTTCGAGCAGCCGCCGTCGGCCCGGATCGACTCGGTGGCGATCGAGGTGGCATATGCGCCCAGGGCAGCGGCGAACTCGGCCGACGACGAGATCGTCCGGTTGGTGAGCGTCGACGCCCAACCGCAGGAGATCTGCGTCGTCACCTCGGACCGCACATTGGCCGGCCGGATCCGCAGCATGGGCGCATCTGTCCAGCCGGCGCACAGCTTCCGCGACCTTGTCGACCCGTCTGGGTAA
- a CDS encoding galactokinase, whose amino-acid sequence MTVRYAAPGRINLIGEHTDYNSGLALPIALPQRTVVTFAPERGDAITVSSDRAQGSVRIPLGTVAGEVCGWAGYVAGVIWAMRAAGYAVPGGTMSISSDVEIGSGLASSAALECAVLGALTSAAGVSIDRIEQARLAQRAENEYVGAPTGLLDQLAALFGEPSTALLIDFRDLTVRPVSFDPDARGVALLLIDSRARHSNVGGEYAARRASCERAAADLQVSSLREVTDVAALAAISDPVNARRARHVLTENQRVMDFVAALGKSDFVEAGRIMTASHVSMRDNFRITTEHIDLIADVAVRAGALGARMTGGGFGGCVIALVPEARADAVMGELRRAVTAAGHPWPVVTRTYAAQGACLL is encoded by the coding sequence ATGACGGTCCGATACGCCGCGCCGGGGCGGATCAACCTGATCGGCGAACACACTGACTACAACAGCGGTTTGGCGCTGCCGATCGCGCTGCCGCAACGCACGGTGGTGACGTTCGCGCCGGAGCGGGGTGACGCGATCACTGTGAGCAGCGACCGCGCGCAGGGCTCGGTGCGGATTCCGCTGGGCACCGTTGCCGGAGAGGTGTGCGGCTGGGCCGGCTATGTGGCCGGGGTGATTTGGGCGATGCGCGCCGCGGGCTACGCGGTGCCCGGTGGCACGATGTCGATCAGCAGCGACGTCGAGATTGGCTCGGGCCTGGCGTCGTCGGCGGCGCTCGAGTGCGCGGTGCTGGGTGCTTTGACGTCGGCCGCAGGCGTGTCGATCGACCGGATCGAGCAGGCACGGCTCGCGCAGCGCGCCGAAAATGAATATGTCGGCGCGCCAACGGGTTTGCTCGACCAGCTGGCTGCCCTGTTTGGGGAGCCGTCCACGGCGCTGTTGATCGACTTTCGGGATCTGACCGTCCGGCCGGTGTCGTTCGACCCTGACGCGCGCGGTGTCGCGTTGCTGCTGATCGACTCTCGGGCCCGGCACAGCAACGTCGGCGGAGAATACGCGGCACGGCGGGCGTCGTGTGAGCGTGCAGCCGCGGATCTGCAAGTGTCGTCGCTGCGGGAGGTCACCGATGTTGCGGCGCTGGCCGCGATCAGCGACCCAGTCAACGCACGCCGCGCCCGTCATGTGCTGACCGAGAACCAGCGGGTGATGGATTTCGTTGCCGCACTGGGCAAATCGGACTTCGTTGAAGCCGGCCGCATCATGACCGCCTCACATGTTTCCATGCGTGACAACTTCCGAATCACCACCGAGCACATCGACCTGATCGCAGACGTTGCCGTGCGTGCGGGTGCGTTAGGCGCTCGGATGACCGGCGGAGGGTTCGGCGGCTGCGTGATCGCGTTGGTGCCTGAAGCCCGGGCGGACGCGGTCATGGGGGAGCTGCGACGGGCCGTGACCGCCGCAGGCCACCCCTGGCCGGTGGTCACCCGAACCTATGCCGCCCAGGGCGCGTGTTTGCTGTGA
- the tpx gene encoding thiol peroxidase codes for MAQITLRGNPINTVGELPAVGSPAPAFTLTGTDLGVVSSEQFRGKPLLLNIFPSIDTPVCATSVRTFNERAAGQGLSVLCVSKDLPFAQQRFCGAEGIENVTTASAFRDNFGDDYGVTMVDGPMAGLLARAIVVIGPDGNVAHTELVPEIASEPNYDAALAALSSAV; via the coding sequence ATGGCACAGATAACCTTGCGTGGTAATCCGATCAATACAGTTGGCGAGCTTCCGGCCGTGGGATCCCCCGCTCCGGCGTTCACCCTGACCGGCACCGACCTCGGCGTCGTCAGCAGCGAACAGTTCCGCGGTAAGCCGCTCTTGCTCAACATCTTTCCCTCGATCGACACCCCAGTCTGCGCGACCAGCGTGCGGACCTTCAACGAGCGCGCCGCCGGGCAGGGCCTGTCGGTGCTGTGCGTGTCCAAAGACCTCCCGTTCGCGCAGCAGCGATTCTGCGGCGCAGAGGGAATCGAGAACGTCACAACCGCCTCGGCGTTCCGCGACAACTTCGGCGACGACTACGGCGTCACCATGGTCGACGGTCCGATGGCCGGGCTGCTGGCGCGGGCCATTGTGGTGATCGGTCCCGACGGCAACGTCGCGCACACTGAACTGGTGCCCGAGATCGCGTCGGAGCCCAACTACGACGCAGCGCTGGCCGCACTGAGCTCCGCGGTGTAG
- a CDS encoding DUF2235 domain-containing protein, protein MTEQIESPRGKRIVLCFDGTANQIGAGNLTNVAKLFEMLENKDPGSQLTYYDPGVGTLASGTMSLLYERAFGVGLKDNVAEAYRYVMHHWRPGDAIYIFGFSRGAYTARAVAGMLLRPGLMRPGSENLLPYAVEKYAINRDFTKDEYAHWGEFARAFCWRTDNEPLFATVHQNNPTQVWHYAVPVAYVGLWDTVKAAGFLRFGSLRWPYTRSLPNVARIRHAVSIDERRRPYREYLVERHPNGLEERWFAGVHADVGGTFMPDHRLATIALKWIVDGVVGELAIDAAAYRQQCAVTDDFATAPIHHNGKLWYLVGRRHRPMPADALVHPSVLVRRRADASYLPDLTTEQQQRSADPADWMTPAL, encoded by the coding sequence ATGACCGAGCAGATTGAGTCACCGCGGGGCAAGCGCATCGTCCTCTGCTTCGACGGCACTGCCAACCAAATCGGAGCCGGCAATCTCACCAACGTCGCCAAGCTGTTCGAGATGCTCGAGAACAAAGATCCCGGCAGTCAGCTGACCTACTATGACCCCGGCGTGGGGACGCTGGCGTCAGGGACCATGTCGCTGCTGTACGAGCGGGCATTCGGCGTCGGGCTGAAAGACAATGTGGCAGAGGCGTATCGGTATGTAATGCACCATTGGCGCCCGGGCGATGCGATCTACATCTTCGGCTTCAGCCGCGGTGCCTACACCGCCCGCGCAGTGGCCGGCATGCTGCTGCGTCCCGGCCTGATGCGGCCCGGTTCGGAGAACCTGCTGCCGTATGCGGTCGAAAAGTACGCGATCAATCGAGATTTCACCAAAGACGAGTACGCGCACTGGGGCGAGTTTGCCCGCGCGTTCTGCTGGCGCACGGACAACGAGCCGCTGTTTGCGACCGTGCACCAAAACAACCCGACGCAGGTGTGGCACTACGCGGTGCCGGTCGCGTATGTGGGTCTGTGGGACACCGTCAAGGCGGCGGGCTTTCTGCGGTTCGGCAGCCTGCGGTGGCCGTACACGCGGTCGCTGCCCAACGTGGCACGCATCCGCCACGCCGTCTCCATCGACGAGCGCCGCCGTCCGTACCGCGAATACCTCGTCGAACGCCACCCGAACGGGCTCGAGGAGCGGTGGTTCGCCGGCGTTCACGCCGACGTGGGCGGCACGTTTATGCCCGATCATCGGCTGGCCACTATCGCGCTGAAGTGGATCGTTGACGGGGTGGTCGGCGAGCTGGCGATCGACGCCGCGGCTTACCGGCAGCAGTGCGCGGTGACTGATGACTTCGCTACCGCACCAATCCATCACAACGGAAAGCTGTGGTATCTGGTTGGGCGCCGGCATCGACCGATGCCCGCCGATGCGCTGGTGCATCCGAGTGTGCTGGTGCGCCGGCGCGCCGACGCGAGCTATCTACCCGACTTGACCACCGAGCAGCAACAGCGCAGCGCCGACCCGGCGGACTGGATGACGCCAGCGTTATAG
- a CDS encoding FUSC family protein, which yields MIGSDPGLLRLRMASRTTAALACALAILYVLTKATGQPVTVALLGVLITMVSGRAVNEPDPRQQKITMALLPLPAALAVTTGTLLAPHKVVSDIVFVAVVFAAVYIRRFGPRGRALGMVMFMAYFFTLFLRAKAAELPWLIGAIMVGTACSFVITTYVLPDRPERVLRAAMRSLRARMAIVVDTTAEAIAAGRLDERRRRRLRVRIARLNDTALMVQSQIEDKVNPAPLWPGISGEDLALWLFDAELTVERVVTAGARVADAGPEIPAATRAELAAALRQLARAIRLPQQPEGLRRVADLAQQLLNRHSTDDDALIRRLGLAVIATATAASEVRAMVDRASSATPAAPPAREEPQQRTGLRPTTRQAIQVAVAASLAIVVGEFVSPARWYWAVIAAFVIFAGTNTWGETLTKGWQRLLGTALGVPCGILIATLVSGNRAVSLLLIFVCLFCSSYFMRVTYSLMTFWITTMLALLYGLLGQFTFDLLLLRIEETAIGAVIGVAVAILVLPTNTRAAISDDGHTFLTTLSELIEVSIASLFGGKQATNPTDKARELDRNLQQFRTTAKPMLAGLAGLSGRRSIRRALRVLAACDRYARALARNSERYGDPSPELVDAVTSAAEQMRRNIEALDAVPDQPATVAPATDFLDTAEGLVCQQDRDPEPGSDARRLLSALHALRQIDRAVVTEAVDLGAHEGTRLPR from the coding sequence GTGATCGGCTCGGATCCCGGGTTGTTGCGGCTGCGGATGGCCAGCCGCACCACGGCCGCATTGGCCTGCGCCCTGGCGATCCTCTATGTCCTGACCAAGGCCACCGGGCAGCCCGTCACCGTCGCACTGCTCGGGGTGCTGATCACCATGGTCTCGGGGCGGGCCGTCAACGAGCCGGATCCACGACAGCAGAAGATCACGATGGCGCTGCTGCCGCTGCCCGCCGCGCTGGCCGTCACCACCGGCACATTGCTTGCACCGCACAAAGTGGTCAGCGACATCGTGTTCGTCGCAGTTGTGTTTGCCGCCGTCTACATCCGCCGCTTCGGGCCACGCGGACGAGCGCTGGGGATGGTCATGTTCATGGCCTACTTCTTCACGCTGTTTCTGCGGGCCAAAGCCGCCGAACTGCCCTGGCTGATCGGGGCCATCATGGTGGGCACCGCGTGCAGTTTCGTGATCACCACCTACGTGCTGCCCGACCGACCCGAACGCGTGCTACGAGCGGCCATGCGATCGCTGCGGGCGCGAATGGCCATCGTCGTCGACACCACCGCCGAAGCGATTGCGGCCGGCCGGCTCGACGAACGACGACGCCGCCGACTGCGCGTACGCATTGCCCGGCTCAACGACACCGCGTTGATGGTCCAAAGCCAGATCGAAGACAAAGTCAACCCAGCCCCGCTGTGGCCCGGAATCAGCGGCGAGGACCTGGCGCTATGGCTGTTCGACGCGGAACTCACCGTCGAGCGGGTCGTCACCGCCGGGGCACGAGTGGCCGACGCCGGGCCCGAAATACCCGCCGCCACCCGCGCCGAACTGGCCGCAGCGCTCAGGCAGCTGGCCAGGGCCATCCGGCTGCCGCAGCAGCCCGAGGGACTGCGACGCGTCGCCGACCTGGCCCAGCAGCTGCTCAATCGGCACTCCACCGACGACGACGCCCTGATACGTCGCCTCGGTCTGGCCGTAATCGCCACTGCCACAGCGGCTTCCGAAGTCCGCGCCATGGTCGACCGCGCCAGCAGCGCGACCCCGGCCGCGCCGCCAGCCAGAGAAGAGCCGCAGCAGCGCACCGGTCTGCGGCCAACCACCCGCCAAGCCATCCAAGTGGCCGTGGCTGCGTCATTGGCGATCGTCGTCGGCGAGTTCGTCTCCCCCGCGCGCTGGTATTGGGCGGTGATCGCCGCATTCGTGATCTTCGCCGGAACCAACACCTGGGGCGAAACCCTCACCAAAGGCTGGCAGCGGCTGCTGGGCACCGCGCTCGGTGTGCCCTGCGGCATTTTGATCGCCACGCTGGTGTCCGGCAACCGCGCCGTGTCGCTGCTGCTGATCTTCGTGTGCCTGTTCTGCTCGTCCTATTTCATGCGGGTCACCTACAGCCTGATGACCTTTTGGATCACGACGATGCTTGCGCTGCTGTACGGGCTGCTCGGCCAGTTCACTTTCGACTTGCTGTTGCTGCGCATCGAGGAGACCGCGATCGGTGCCGTCATCGGCGTCGCGGTGGCGATCCTGGTGCTGCCGACCAACACCCGAGCAGCGATCAGTGATGACGGTCACACCTTCTTGACGACGCTGTCCGAGCTGATCGAGGTATCAATCGCCAGTCTGTTCGGCGGCAAACAAGCGACAAACCCTACCGATAAGGCGCGCGAACTCGACCGCAACCTGCAACAGTTCCGGACCACCGCCAAGCCGATGCTCGCCGGCCTGGCCGGCCTCTCCGGGCGGCGCAGTATCCGGCGGGCGCTTCGGGTGCTTGCGGCCTGCGACCGCTACGCACGAGCCCTCGCCCGCAACAGCGAACGCTACGGCGACCCTTCGCCTGAGCTGGTGGATGCCGTCACCTCGGCGGCCGAGCAGATGCGTCGCAACATCGAGGCGTTGGATGCCGTCCCCGACCAGCCGGCCACTGTCGCCCCCGCGACCGACTTCCTCGACACCGCGGAAGGCCTCGTTTGCCAGCAGGACCGCGATCCCGAGCCAGGCTCCGATGCCCGCAGGCTGCTGTCCGCGCTACATGCTTTGCGGCAAATCGACCGCGCCGTCGTCACCGAAGCCGTCGACCTGGGCGCTCACGAAGGCACGAGACTGCCGCGCTGA